In a genomic window of Thermosynechococcus sp. CL-1:
- the bchB gene encoding ferredoxin:protochlorophyllide reductase (ATP-dependent) subunit B: MKLAYWMYAGPAHIGTLRIASSFKNVHGIMHAPLGDDYFNVMRSMLERERDFTPVTASIVDRHVLARGSQEKVVDNITRKDTEEHPDLIVLTPTCTSSILQEDLQNFVQRASLSTTADVLLADVNHYRVNELQAADRTLEQIVQFYIDKARRQGTLVTSKTPTPSVNIIGITTLGFHNQHDCRELKQLMANLGIQVNLVIPAAASVHDLARLPQAWFNLVPYREIGGLTAQYLETEFGQPSVRMTPMGVVETARCIRAIQAVLNAQGANVDYEAFIEQQTREVSQAAWFSRSIDCQNLTGKKAVVFGDNTHAAAMTKILSREMGIHVVWAGTYCKYDADWFRAEVAGFCDEVLITDDHTVVGDAIARVEPAAIFGTQMERHVGKRLNIPCGVIAAPIHIQDFPVGYRPFLGYEGTNQLVDLIYNSFTLGMEDHLLEIFGGHDTKEVIHKGLSADSDLTWTADGLAELNKIPGFVRGKVKRNTEKFAREQGISEITVEVLYAAKEAVGA, from the coding sequence ATGAAACTTGCCTACTGGATGTATGCAGGGCCTGCCCACATTGGTACTCTGCGCATTGCCAGTTCCTTCAAAAATGTTCATGGCATTATGCACGCGCCCCTTGGGGATGATTACTTCAACGTCATGCGATCGATGCTCGAGCGAGAGCGCGACTTTACGCCTGTCACCGCCAGTATTGTCGATCGCCATGTCTTGGCACGCGGCTCCCAAGAAAAAGTGGTGGACAATATCACCCGCAAAGACACTGAAGAGCACCCTGATTTAATTGTGCTCACCCCCACCTGCACCTCTAGCATTCTTCAGGAAGACTTACAAAACTTTGTCCAACGCGCCAGCCTCAGCACCACTGCCGATGTCCTCTTGGCGGATGTCAATCACTATCGCGTCAATGAATTGCAAGCCGCCGATCGCACCCTTGAGCAAATCGTGCAGTTTTATATTGACAAAGCCCGCCGCCAAGGCACCTTAGTGACCAGCAAAACCCCCACCCCTAGCGTCAACATTATTGGCATCACCACCCTCGGCTTCCACAATCAGCATGACTGCCGCGAGCTGAAACAACTCATGGCCAACCTTGGCATTCAGGTGAATCTGGTGATTCCTGCGGCGGCCAGCGTCCACGACCTTGCCCGACTGCCCCAAGCATGGTTTAACCTTGTCCCCTATCGGGAAATTGGCGGCCTCACCGCCCAGTACCTAGAAACGGAATTTGGCCAGCCAAGCGTGAGGATGACGCCGATGGGTGTGGTGGAAACCGCCCGCTGTATCCGTGCCATTCAAGCGGTGCTCAATGCCCAAGGAGCCAATGTGGACTACGAAGCCTTTATTGAACAGCAAACACGGGAGGTGTCCCAAGCCGCTTGGTTTTCCCGCTCCATTGACTGCCAAAACCTCACCGGTAAAAAAGCAGTGGTCTTTGGGGACAATACCCATGCAGCGGCAATGACCAAAATTCTCAGTCGGGAAATGGGCATCCACGTTGTTTGGGCGGGGACGTACTGCAAATACGATGCCGATTGGTTCCGCGCAGAGGTGGCGGGCTTTTGTGACGAGGTACTGATTACCGATGACCACACGGTGGTGGGGGACGCGATCGCCCGCGTTGAACCCGCGGCCATCTTTGGCACCCAAATGGAGCGCCATGTGGGCAAACGCCTCAACATTCCCTGTGGTGTTATTGCCGCGCCCATCCACATCCAAGACTTTCCCGTCGGCTATCGACCCTTCCTTGGCTACGAAGGTACCAACCAACTAGTGGATTTAATTTACAACTCCTTCACCTTGGGCATGGAAGACCACCTGCTGGAAATTTTTGGTGGCCACGACACCAAGGAAGTGATTCACAAGGGGCTTTCCGCCGACTCGGATTTGACATGGACCGCGGATGGGCTAGCGGAATTAAACAAGATTCCCGGCTTTGTGCGCGGCAAGGTGAAGCGCAACACCGAAAAATTTGCCCGCGAACAGGGGATTAGCGAGATCACCGTAGAAGTGCTCTATGCTGCCAAAGAAGCCGTGGGGGCTTAA